In Drosophila bipectinata strain 14024-0381.07 unplaced genomic scaffold, DbipHiC1v2 scaffold_296, whole genome shotgun sequence, a single window of DNA contains:
- the LOC108126828 gene encoding vacuolar protein sorting-associated protein 72 homolog, which yields MAASRSRRNNAGNKIAKLLDEEEEDDFYKTSYGGFQDEEEDKEYEQKDEEEDVVDSDFSIDEQDEPISDQEEAPEKKRKRGGVNTKAYKETKPMAKKETKPTPALHKKRAGGGVVKRRVLPRFTVLDSGRKSIRTSTAIKTQATKIRLKEMDDARKRKKKKVRVEDYMPTQEELLEEAKITEEENIKSLEKFQKMELEKKKTRPTKRTFTGPTIRYHSLTMPVLRKPTRGGVPNDTKDVKEPTAKCERTFVTVDNDFNDKVFQSIFRPKILPKASNGICPITRLPARYFDPVTQQPYYSIQAFKILREAYYMQLEQQGNGSDQPELAKWLEWRKMVKENRLKATTATTKSGDN from the exons atGGCTGCTTCTCGCTCCCGCCGCAATAATGCTGGCAATAAGATAGCAAAACTACTAGACGAGGAAGAGGAGGATGATTTCTACAAAACCTCATATGGCGGGTTTCAGGACGAAGAGGAAGACAAGGAATACGA ACAAAAAGACGAAGAGGAGGATGTGGTGGACTCGGACTTCAGTATCGATGAACAGGATGAGCCCATTTCCGACCAGGAGGAGGCTCCCGAAAAGAAGAGAAAGCGCGGCGGCGTCAACACAAAGGCCTACAAG GAAACCAAGCCAATGGCCAAGAAAGAAACAAAGCCTACACCGGCTCTTCACAAAAAACGTGCCGGTGGTGGCGTCGTCAAGCGACGGGTACTTCCTCGTTTCACTGTCCTCGACTCTGGCCGAAAATCAATTCGCACATCGACAGCGATCAAGACACAGGCTACAAAAATCCGCCTCAAGGAAATGGACGATGCTCGCAAACGTAAAAAGAAGAAGGTGCGGGTCGAGGACTATATGCCCACTCAAGAGGAGCTGCTGGAAGAGGCCAAAATCACAGAGGAAGAGAACATCAAGTCACTGG aaaaattccaaaaaatggaattggAAAAGAAGAAAACCCGTCCCACAAAGCGGACCTTTACTGGGCCAACAATACGATACCATTCACTGACTATGCCAGTGCTACGAAAACCTACGCGTGGTGGTGTTCCAAACGACACAAAAGATGTAAAAGAACCCACCGCGAAGTGCGAGAGGACTTTTGTTACTGTCGATAATGATTTTAACGATAAAGTGTTCCAGAGCATATTCCGCCCAAAAATCTTACCAAAAGCCAGCAATGGTATTTGTCCGATCACTAGACTGCCAGCCCGCTACTTCGATCCGGTAACGCAACAGCCGTATTATAGCATTCAAGCCTTCAAAATCCTGCGCGAAGCTTACTACATGCAGCTGGAGCAACAGGGTAATGGCAGCGACCAGCCCGAGTTGGCCAAATGGTTGGAGTGGCGCAAAATGGTCAAAGAGAATCGTCTCAAGGCGACAACAGCTACCACCAAAAGCGGAGATAACTAA
- the LOC138927514 gene encoding calcium-binding protein P-like — translation MRQFFVILLLLVVGWQCCGVARADSDSDSSSSSGEHKHKGKGHKYNNPAYPAPYSYGPYGYPYPYNPYAYNQIMPQYPPPGYNPYPYNPYMQPPPPPPPMPGYPPQAPQGYPGQPGGYPSQPGNPSQQNPSQPWNANAPSNPSQPQQPNAGAGQPPAYPPPASSVINHSLKVNKEYNEDGHHRT, via the coding sequence ATGAGGcaattttttgtgattttacTACTCCTGGTGGTGGGATGGCAGTGCTGTGGGGTGGCTCGGGCCGACAGTGATAGCgacagtagcagcagcagtggcgAGCACAAGCACAAGGGCAAAGGACATAAATACAACAACCCCGCCTACCCTGCTCCTTACAGCTATGGCCCCTATGGCTACCCATATCCGTATAATCCCTACGCCTACAATCAGATTATGCCGCAATACCCGCCGCCTGGATATAACCCCTATCCGTATAATCCCTACATGcagccgccaccaccaccgccaccaaTGCCTGGCTACCCACCCCAGGCCCCTCAAGGCTATCCAGGTCAGCCAGGCGGTTACCCGTCCCAGCCGGGAAACCCGAGCCAACAGAATCCCAGCCAACCTTGGAATGCCAACGCGCCTTCTAATCCGTCACAACCACAGCAGCCCAATGCCGGAGCTGGACAACCTCCAGCATATCCGCCACCAGCCTCAAGTGTCATTAATCACTCCCTTAAAGTCAATAAGGAGTACAATGAGGATGGACACCACAGAACATAA
- the LOC138927515 gene encoding DET1 homolog → MAYSERLQSQNLVHLLQNRESGFLAPGTSASRTPQFAHERKFYKCITPCLTIDSISIPQVYLRKFTPDGSKLLAFSQDQRSLHIYKYKGFGSAAVGELIREANVGTGECFKSQESNVQNQIFDRLFATKDATVLRLCQGESGRYYLHREFSVFLENGRYVLLAAMSVLRNAMPTMSYILYPDLFDKLDAYSYVFFVVDLEQGCVTHRLFLSQDSIVIAHNHGISVFGSTIAIMSRLHQCIYVYELVEGRLVEQETIGPRPRDFIENASMDVGNLDATTVMPITHIKQRVLSFLYRQIYGESPSARQKLQDFYKIFEFVEYMIMERMQLVNKELLLLRYEERQKDSDVMPLTPTPRRLYVFYNIASEEVVGVYHDDSVDLLQIILQFYDQMSNVRSMQTGDAPSLPLHFFLKQNFADASESIPFIRHAALRFNPSVPVSSQSLSPSPYLQFNDFSYDDRHISPLERPNPCSTEPIVFRDRMTKSVKFRLYAKARRPTNSLSPRELCAFIWHPFEPFVLSIQKCMNSYAYHVHLYNHSTVVEQTSN, encoded by the exons ATGGCCTACAGCGAGAGGCTGCAATCGCAGAACCTCGTGCACCTGCTCCAGAATCGAGAATCAGGCTTCCTTGCTCCCGGAACTTCTGCCAGCAGGACCCCCCAGTTTGCCCACGAGCGAAAGTTCTACAAGTGCATCACTCCCTGCTTGACCATTGATTCCATTTCGATTCCGCAAGTTTACCTGCGGAAGTTTACACCAGATGGCAGCAAGTTACTGGCTTTCTCGCAGGATCAGCGCAGCCTGCATATTTACAAGTACAAGGGCTTCGGCTCGGCGGCGGTGGGAGAGTTGATCCGGGAAGCGAATGTGGGCACCGGAGAATGCTTCAAGAGCCAGGAAAGCAACGTACAGAACCAGATCTTCGACCGCTTGTTCGCCACAAAGGATGCCACTGTCCTGCGACTCTGTCAGGGCGAAAGCGGACGGTATTATCTGCACCGGGAGTTCAGCGTGTTCCTGGAGAACGGCCGTTACGTTCTACTGGCTGCAATGTCCGTCTTGAGAAACGCCATGCCCACCATGTCTTACATCCTCTACCCGGATTTGTTTGACAAACTAGACGCCTACTCTTACGTGTTCTTCGTGGTCGACCTGGAACAGGGCTGTGTCACCCACAGACTCTTCTTGTCGCAGGACTCCATAGTGATAGCCCATAACCATGGCATCTCGGTGTTTGGTTCTACAATTGCAATCATGTCCAGGCTGCATCAGTGCATCTATGTTTACGAGCTAGTGGAGGGTCGTTTGGTTGAACAGGAGACGATTGGTCCCCGGCCAAGAGACTTTATCGAGAATGCGTCCATGGATGTTGGCAACCTGGACGCGACAACGGTTATGCCAATTACTCACATTAAACAAAGGGTCCTAAGCTTTCTGTACCGCCAAATTTATGGGGAGAGTCCTTCAGCGAGGCAGAAGCTGCAAGATTTTTACAAGATCTTTGAATTT GTGGAATACATGATTATGGAAAGGATGCAATTGGTGAACAAGGAACTCCTCCTGTTGCGCTACGAAGAACGTCAAAAAGACAGCGATGTTATGCCTCTGACACCAACTCCTCGCCGCTTGTATGTTTTTTACAATATAGCCAGCGAGGAGGTGGTGGGGGTCTACCATGATGATTCCGTTGACTTGCTGCAGATCATACTCCAATTTTACGACCAGATGAGCAATGTTCGATCCATGCAAACAGGAGATGCTCCCTCCCTGCCGCTGCACTTTTTTCTCAAGCAAAACTTTGCAGATGCCAGCGAATCCATACCCTTCATCCGGCATGCAGCATTGCGCTTCAATCCAAGTGTTCCTGTCAGCTCCCAGAGTCTGTCACCATCGCCGTATCTCCAGTTCAACGACTTCAGCTACGATGACCGGCACATATCGCCCCTAGAGCGTCCAAATCCCTGTTCCACTGAGCCCATTGTATTTAGAGATCGGATGACGAAGAGTGTAAAGTTTCGGCTTTACGCCAAGGCGCGTCGACCAACCAACTCACTGTCACCCCGGGAGTTATGCGCCTTTATTTGGCACCCATTCGAGCCCTTTGTGCTCAGCATCCAGAAGTGTATGAATAGTTACGCATACCATGTACATTTGTATAATCACAGCACGGTGGTAGAACAGACGAGTAACTGA
- the LOC108126830 gene encoding ATP synthase subunit g, mitochondrial translates to MASLATKGSGLVNRLLTQARPQLDVFLKYAKVELTPPTPADIPAIRQGLGNIIKGAKTGAYKNLTVREAWLNTLVTAEVIFWFYIGECIGKRHIVGYNV, encoded by the exons ATGGCGAGTTTGGCTACTAAGGGATCAGGACTTGTAAACA GGCTTCTTACACAGGCCAGGCCACAGCTGGATGTGTTCCTAAAGTACGCCAAAGTGGAGCTTACGCCCCCAACTCCAGCCGACATTCCGGCCATCCGTCAGGGACTTGGCAACATCATCAAGGGAGCCAAGACCGGTGCCTACAAGAACCTCACCGTTCGCGAGGCCTGGCTTAACACCCTGGTGACCGCTGAGGTCATTTTCTGGTTCTACATTGGCGAGTGCATCGGCAAACGCCACATTGTGGGATACAATGTCTAA